The genomic DNA GATGCGTCAACTCCGACATCGAATAACCGCCGCCCTGTATCGGGTGTTGCGCCTGATCCGGCTCTACCGCGTAGCAATGCACGCCCTTGGGTGCGAAATACCGCGCGCAGCCGCCCAACGTCCCACCCGATCCGACAAAGTCGCAAAACGCGGTAATGCTGCCACCCGACTGCTGCCATATCTCAGGTGCCGTACCGGTCTGATGCGCCGCCGTGTTTGCAGGCATCCGAAACTGATCGGCACGGAATGCGCCGCGCTCGCGTGTCAGAGTCTGCGCCGCCTCTTCGACCAGTGCCAGATCGGCACCGGACACTTCGCCCGCACGCGCACCACTTGCTTGGCGCACCAGCACCACTTCTGCGCCCAAGGCCCGCATCATCCTAGCGCGCTCGGGCGAGTTGCCTTCACTCATCACTGCGACGAATGGATGGCCCAACACGCCACAAACAATTGCCAGCCCGGTGCCCATGTTGCCCGAAGTCAGCTCGACCACCGTCTGCCCGGCTGCCAATACGCCACTGGCGCGCGCCGCCTCAATCGTATAACGCGCCGCACGGTCTTTCTTGGAAAAGCCGGGCAACAGATAATCAAGTTTGGCCAATATACGTCCGTCATAGCCGATTTCGTCTCTGATCCGGCTTAATTCGACCAGAGGCGTCGCTTCCATTGCATCTATGACAGATGTCAGGATCACTTGATGACCCCCAGATTCCGACCGACCAAAGCAAAGGCGTCGATTGCCGTATCCAGCTGATCCCGTGTCAGTCCCGCACTCATCTGCGTGCGGATACGGTCTTGGGATTTCGGCACCACTGGAAAGCTGAACGCCGTGACATAGACCCCATGTTCGCCCAGCTTGGCAGCCATTTGCTGTGCCAGTTTCGGATCGCGTAACATCACCGGGATGATCGCATGGCTGCCCGGCAACAGCTCGAACCCCAGTTCCGTCATGCGCGCCCGGAAATGCGCGGCGTTGTCCCAAAGTTGCGCGCGCAGACCATCGCCCGCCTCGACCAGATCGAACATCTTGAGCGAGGCCGCCGCTATGACCGGCGCGACGGCGTTGGAGAAAAGATATGGGCGGGAACGTTGTCGCAGCCAATCCACCACTTTTGCAGAAGCGACCGTATACCCACCCGACGCGCCGCCCAGCGCCTTACCCAGCGTGCCGGTCATGATATCGACCCGGCCCATGACACCGCAATGCTCTGCCGTGCCACGACCCGTGGCCCCAACAAAGCCGGTCGAGTGGCAATCGTCGACCATGACCATCGCATCGTATTTTTCCGCCAGATCGCAGATCTCGTCCAGCTTGGCGTAATAGCCATCCATTGAGAACACGCCATCGGTGGCAATCAGGCGGTGCCGCGCGCCCTGCGATTCCTTAAGGCAACGTTCCAGATCAACCATGTCAGAGTTGGCATAGCGATGCCTCTGCGCCTTGCACAGACGCACACCGTCGATGATACTGGCATGGTTCAGAGCGTCCGAAATGATCGCATCCTCCGGACCGAGGATGGTTTCAAACAACCCCGCATTGGCGTCAAAGCACGACGGGTAGAGGATGCAGTCCTCCATCCCCAAAAATGCCGCGATGCGCGCCTCCAGCGCCTTGTGGTCCTCCTGCGTGCCGCAAATGAATCGCACCGACGCCATGCCGAATCCATAGCGATCCAGCGCAGCTTTGGCCGCGTCTATGATCTCTGCATTGTCCGCCAGTCCCAGATAATTATTGGCGCATAGGTTGATCACCTGCGCCCCACCTGCCAGCGTCACCCGCCCCGATTGCGGCGAGGTGATCACGCGCTCGGTCTTGTACAACCCCTCTTCGCGCAGACCATCCAACCGTCCGCCGATATCCTCGTCAAACTTATCTGATGCTCGCATGTCCTGCCCTTCCCTTGACATGGCCCTGTTCATTTACTGGCCAACAATATCCCGAGGGTTTGGGGGCTGGCCCCAATTCCCACATTTTAGACTAGTACCATGCCTCAGGAATTTCTGTTTTACGACGGGCAATATAATCGCGCAGTTCTTCGTCCTTAGCTTCGTCCAGATCAGGCTGCTCATAGTGTGCCAGCATCCCCGTCCAACGGGCGTGCGCGCGCATTCGCATATCCTGCGACCCACCATCCTCCCAGCTTTCGACGTTTTCCGAGTCGCTTAGGGCCGGTTCATAGAATGCCGTCTGGTAGTTACGCATCGTGTGTGCGCAGCCCAGAAAGTGCCCAGCTGGTTCCACCTCGGTATAGGCGTCGCGCGCCAATCCCTCGTCGCTGATGTCCAATCCCGCCAGCACCTTTTGATAGCTGCCCAGCCGATCGGCATCCATCACCAGCTTTTCAAACCCGGTGCACAGCCCGCCCTCTAGCCATCCCGCCGCATGCAGGACAAAATTTGCCCCGGCCAGCATCGTGGAATGCATCGAATCCGCACTCTCATATGCGGCTTGCGCGTCTTCGACCTTTGAGGCGGTCAGCGACCCGCCACAACGCAGGGGCAGGCCCACACGGCGGGCCATTTGGCCGATGGCATAATTGCTCAGCACCGGCTCGGGCATGCCGAATGTCGGCGCGCCGGATTTCAGGCTCATCGAGCTGAGGAAGTTTCCCAATACAAACGGCGCGCCGGGGCGGATCAATTGCGAAAACGCGCAGCACATCATTGCCTCGGCCATTGCCTGCGTGACAGAGGCGGCCGTGCTGACCGGCCCCATCGCGCCACTGAGGATGAAGGGAACCACGATGATACCCTGACCGCGACCACAATAGGTCTGGATCGCCTGCGTCACCACCTTGTCCACCAGCAGGGGCGAGTTGGTGTTGACGTTGCCCATGATGACGCAGTTTTCCTGCATGAAATCAGCGCCATGCAGGATTTCGGCCATATCGACGCTGTCTTGTGCGCGGCTCTGCTCGGTAATCGCGCCCAAGTGCGGTTTGTCGCTGCGCGTCATATGGGTGTAGACCATATCGAGATGGCGATGGCTGACCGGCACATCGCAAGGCTCGCAGATCACCAGACCCGTGTGATGCAGGTTCGGGTGCATATACGCGAGCTTCACTAGTTTCTCGAAGCTTTCCATATCGCCGTAGCGTCGCCCACTGGCCAGATCGCGAACAAAAGGCGCGCCATAGATCGGGGCAAAGACCTGATGATTGCCGCCGATGCGCACATTGCGCGCCGGGTTGCGGGCCACTTGGGTAAATTCGCGCGGTGCCTTGGCACAAAGGGCACGAATCCAGTCGGCAGGGGCGCGCACACGGGTGCCATCCACCTTGGCGCCAGCCTCCGTCCAGATGCGCAACGCCTCTGGATCATCGCGAAATTCCAGCCCGAGGTCCTGCATGATCCAGTCAACCTGGGCTTCGAGCCGTTCAATGCCGTCGTCGTTGATCGGATCGAAGAACGGCAGTCGCCGCTCGACATGCGGTGAGGCAAGGTCAGGCGCCCAGCCTGCATCCACATCACGTCTGGTCCGTGCACGTCTGGCCATGGGCCGATCCTCCCTGATCATCCCGGCAGGCTACATTGTATAGTTGGTCACGTGATCCTTGAAAAATCTGAGGCAATGGATAACGTCAAATTATGCAAGAACTATGGAAACTGGTCGCCTCGCCGCGGCACCTTCTGGTCTTTGAGGCGGCGGCGCGCCTTGGGTCCTTTACCCGCGCTGCGCGCGAGATGAATGTTCAACAACCTGCCGTGAGCGCCGCGATCAAGCAGTTAGAAGGGGCGTTGGGCACAGCCCTGTTTCGCCGTGCGCATCGGTCGGTAGTGCTGACTCTGGCGGGTGAGCGGCTGTATACGGATGTATCAGGGGCTTTTTCGCGTATTCTGGACAGCGCACGCAGTCTGGCGGTGCGCAGCGCGGGGGACCGGGTCACGCTGTCGGCCTCGACCGCATTTGCCCATTACTGGATGGTCCCGCGGCTGGCAGAGTTTCACGCCGCCCATCCCGACGTTGACCTGCGTCTGCAAACGTCGGACCGAGAGCCGGATATTGATGCCGAGGGGATTAGCCTTGCCATAAGGCGTGGCAATGGCAACTGGCCCAATTGCGAGAGCCACCTGATCGCTGCCGAAGTGATCGCACCGATTGCTGCACCACGGGTGATGGCAGCGGCGGTCAATCTGCGCTCGATCGGCAATCTGGGCAGTCAGCCACTGATCCATTTGGAAGAGCCGGTGCGCGACCGTCCGACATGGTCGGATTTCTTTCGCCACTGGCGTGTGCCCTATGCCGAACCGCGCGCAGGGTTGCGTCTGAACGATTATGCGCTGGTTTTGCAGGCTACGATGGCCGGAGAAGGCTTTGCCTTGGGCTGGCGGCACACCACAACGGCGCTGGTACAACAGGGGTTATTGACGGAACGGGCGGACTGGGCGTGGGAAACCGGACCGGGGTTCTATCTGGTGTGGTCAACCAGTACGCCGCTCTCGCAACAGGCCAAGGCGACCCGCGACTGGCTGATCTCCTTCGCAGCTACGTAGGGTGAGTTTTCAACCCACCGCCGCTGGATCACACCGCAATGCGCGGCCGTCCCGATGCTTCGACCGTGATCTCACCCTCTAGAAACACCTCTCGGGCTTCCGCTTTGGCCGTGCGCAAATCACGCGTGGCGCTCACTTGGATATCTTCGGCACCGGCAGCTTCGGCCTCTTGGCGTGCGGATGCCTCAAGCATGGTTTGCAATGTACTCAGCGCCTCTTCGGCAGTTCCAAAGTCTGCTGGGCCGCTGTCCAGATGCACGCGGTACAATCCCTCAGAGGGGCTGGTGACTGTGCCGCTGCGCCGGATCGTAACCCGGCCCACGACGGCGCCGATGGCGTTAGCGACACCGGCATGTTCCGGCAGGATCATCTCGCACCCCAGACGCTGACCCACAGCCGGGTAATAGCTGGCCGCAGAGGCACCAAGACCCACAACAGGCACGTTCAGACCCGCATCCAGCCGGATCAGGCCGCGATAGCCATCCATTCCGTGCGCGATCAGCACGTGGCGCGCCAGCTGTTCGGGCGGCGGACCAAAGGGGCGTTCCTCTTCGGCGAACGCTGTTTCCAGCAGAACCATAACCGTCTGATAGGTCAACCTATTGACGATCATATCCGCCAGGCTCTGCGCATCGTCAGCCAGCGTATTGCCCGATCCGGTGCGCTTGCGGCTCATCAGTGTCAGCGCCTTTTCCGCGGCCTCTGCATCCCACGCATCCACGCGCCCCAAAACATGGCTGGCATCCGATGGGGTCACGCCCGACACCTGCACCAATCCGCGCGTAACAAGGCGGCGCAACGCCTGTTGTTCCATTCTTGTGTGCAGAACCGCGCCGACGGGATGCACGGCATCGCCAATCCGGGTCAGAAAACCCGCGTCGCGTTCTGACAGCCCACCTGCATCTATCCCCGGCACGGCCCGGACAAAAATCCCGTCATATTCCCCCGGCACGGCACTGCGCAGCTGTGCATCCAGTGTCCGGTGGACGATATCCGGCGATTCATGCGCGATCAGGCTGACAGGCAGCACCCGGCGCGGGCCAAGCGTGACGCCACCCGTCAAGCCTTCGTCCACCACGTGCACCTCGCTGTCTCCACCCAGACCCGTGGTGCGCATCGCCACTGCCTCGACCATGGTGCGCCACGGGCCGACCTGTGCGCCGCCCGGATCAATCATCGGCCGACCATCGCGCAGCACCGCCACGTCGGTGGTCGTTCCACCAATATCCGACACCAGCGCATGGGTGGCGCCGGTCATCCAGCTGGCCCCGACGATCGACGCCGCCGGGCCACTGAGGATTGTCTCGATCGGACGCGCGCGTGCCTGTGTCGCACTGATCAGCGCGCCATCGCCGCGCACCACCATCAATGGCGCTGTCACGCCGAGTTCGGCCAGCTTGCCCTCTGCCTTGTCGATGAGGCGCGCAATCATGCCGATCAGCCGTGCGTTGAGCAGCGCGGTCAGTGCCCGTTTCGGACCGTTCAGCTTGGCCGACAGGTGATGCGAGCAAGAGACGGGTCGCCCGGTGATCTGGGTGATCATCTCGGCGGCCGCCAGCTCGTGCGCGGGGTTGCGCGTGCCAAACTGCGCAGCGACCGCATAGGCCGAAATGCCGTGATCCTCTTGCAACCACGCCAGCAGCGCCTCGCGATCCAGCGCACGCGCCTCACCACCCGCGTGGTTGTGACCGCCACTGAGGATGATCGCCGGATCCCCGCCCAGCGCGGCGCGCAGACCGTGACCATCAAGATCCTGTTCGCGAAAGCCGATGTAAACGAGGCCGACGCGCCCACCCTGCCCCTCGACCAGCGCATTGGTCGCCAGCGTGGTGGACAGCGACGCCAGCGCAATATCCCCCGGGTCGGTCCCGCTGGCCGCCAGCACGTTCGCCACGGCACCACCAATGCCGATGGCCAGATCGTGGCGCGTGGTCAGCGCCTTGGCGCTGGCGATCACCTCGACCTCATCGCGCAACAAAACCGCATCAGTATAGGTCCCGCCCGTATCCACACCCAACAAGATCGCCATCGTCATCTCCATTTGCCCGTCAGTCGGGGTGTAGCTGCTTTGGCACCCTATGCCAGTCCATTTGCGTCAGATTTCAGCCGCATAAGCGCCCAGCGCGCCGCATCGGCCACCTCCGGCGCGGTGGCGTTCACATGCGCCTCTGCCGCCGGGATCAGATCGGCGCGCCCCGAATTACCGATGGCATAGAGTACATTGCGCAGGAACCGGTCCACGCCGATCCGCTTGATCGGGCTGCCGGAAAACTTCGCGCGAAACGTCGTATCATCCAGCTGAGCAAGTTCGGCCAGTGGCGGCGCGATCAGGTCATCGCGCGCATGATACCGCGTCTCGCGTGCGGTCTGGGCAAACTTGTTCCATGGGCAAACCGCCAGACAATCGTCGCAGCCATAGATGTGATTACCCATCAGTGATCGCAGCGCCGGGTCGACGGGGCCTTTATGCTCGATCGTCAGATAGGAAATACAGCGCCGCGCATCCAGTCTGTAGGGGGCCGGAAACGCTTCTGTCGGGCAGACATCAAGACACGCCCGGCAGGAGCCGCAATGGTCGATTTCCGCTGGATCAGTGTCTAAATCCAACGTCGTGAAAATCGACCCGATAAAAAACCAACTGCCCAAATCACGGCTGACCAGATTGGTGTGTTTGCCTTGCCAGCCTAGGCCCGCCGCCTGCCCCAGCGGTTTTTCCGGCACGGGCGCAGTGTCCACAAAGACCTTGACCCCTGCGGGTTCGGCATCGGCCCCTTGCGGGCCAGCCTCGGCGATCAACCACCGAGCAAGACGTTTAAGCCGCTTCTTGACCAGATCGTGATAATCGCGGTTTCGGGCATAAACAGACACTGTTCCAACATCTGGCCGGGTCAGAGTCTCCATCGGGTCGGTGTCGGGGGTATAGCTCTCGCCAAGCATGATCACCGAACGCGCCTCGGGCCATAACGCCGCCGGATCACCCCGCCAGTGACTGCGCTCTTCCAGCCAGTTCATCTGCCCATGCTGGCCCGCCTCCAGAAACGCAGAGAGCCGCTCGGGCACTTGCGGTACGTCCCACGGTCGACAAATGCGCGTCAGATCAAATCCCTCTTCCAGCGCGCGCGCAAGCAGGGCGTCTTTCAGACCGGCCATGCTTCTGCTTTGCAAAAATACTCAGTGAGGCGGCGCAACACGCCCATGTCAAAAATCCAGATCAGCGTAATGCGCAGGCGGTGTGAAGCCCGGCACCTGATCGGTCAGAATGTTGCGGAAGGCCGGGCGCGACTTGATCTTGGCGTACCAGTCCTTAACCACCTCCGAGCGGTTCCAGTCCACGTCTGAAATATAGTCGAGCGCACTGAGATGCGCCGCAGCCGCGAAATCTGCCAGCGTCATCACATCGCCTGCCAGCCAGCGCCGATGGTCCAGCAGCCACGTCATGTAATCGAGGTGATACTTTATCGCACGCGCCCCGGACTTCACGTTGCCGCTGTCAGGATAGCCAGAGCCCATGACTTTCTTGTTGACCCGTTCATAGAGCAGTTTCGAGGTAACCTCATGGTGAAACTTGTCATCGAACCATGCCACCAGCCGGCGTACTTCATAGCGTGCCTCGGTACCGCGCGGCATTAGGGCTGGTTCTGGATATTTCTCTTCCAGATACTCGCAGATTGGCGCGCTTTCGGACAATGTCTTTCCATCAATGCGCAGCACCGGCACCTTACCGGCAGGATTGCGGCGCAGGAATTCTGTGCTTTGCTCCCAATAGCGTTCCTCGATCAGTTCGCACTCGATCCGCTTTTCGGCAAGACTGAGCCGCACCTTGCGGCAGAAGGGGGACAACGGGACATGATAGAGTTTGGCCATGAGCGGCGGGTACCTTTGACAGAGCGTATATCTTCCATGCCTGCTCTGGCAGTGATTTTCAATCCTCGAAACAGGCGGCGCGACCGTCACGGCGGATGGTGGCCGCCCCGTCCATGATCGCGGCCGTTCGTTTGCGTATCCAGTCGGTGGGCTTGCTGGCTGAGCGCCCCTTTGGGTCGGGCAGCACAGCGGCCAGCCGCGCCGCCTGTCGGGCTGTCAGCGCCTCTGGGCCAACGCCAAAGTAGTGGCGCGCTGCTGCCTCGACACCAAAGATGCCTTCGTCAAACTCAGCGATGTTCAGATAGACTTCGACGATCCGCCGTTTGGGCCAGATGGCCTCGACCAGCGGCGTCATCAACGCTTCCAGTGCCTTTCGCGACCAGCTGCGCCCATGCCAGAGATAGACATTCTTGACTGTTTGCTGGCTCAGGGTCGATGCCCCGCGCGCACCGCCCTCTTCGATCACGGCGCGAATCGCGCCCATGTCAAAACCCCAGTGAGAGCAGAAATTGGCGTCTTCCGCCGCCACCACGGCGCGCGCCATGACCGGTGCAACCTTATCCAGCGCGACCCATTCACGGTCCACGCCCCCAAGGCGCTGTGCCTCTTGGCGCATGTAAAATGTCGGGCCGGGCGCGACATAGCGGTGCACCAGTGCCGCCAGCCCGACAGAAACAACTGAAACCAGCACGCACCACAGCACAAAACGCCGCAATCCACCAAGGATGCCACGGCCCGGCGACGGGGCGGTTTTGCGAGATTTGGTTTTCTTGGCCATATCTGACTGTTGTTAAAGCCTTTTGCGATCTTCCTGAATCAGGGAATACGCAGAAGGCCCACATACCTTTAATGTTGTGGGTCTTTTGCATCGAATTTGTCAGGCAGATTAAGTGCAAAACGCATTAGCGCGCTGGCGGCGCGGCGGCAACACCGACGAACACCAATGCAGCACTTTGCATGGCTGGTGAAATGAGTATTTTCGGAACGATGAAACGCCAAACCCGTGCCTTTCATCGTTCCCGGATACTCTACCTTCCACGCCTGCCGCGTCAGGACTGTCCGAGATGGTCAACAACGGTAAAGTGTTGGGCCAAGGCGCCAACCTCGCCAAGGTAACGCTCGACAAGTTTCAGATCAGACGGCGCGGCGCTGACGCCCGGCGCGATCTCGCCACGGGCGACTGATTCAATCGCCAGCGAGACCGGGATCGACACCAAACGCGCCATTGCCGTACCGCGTGCGTCGCCCCATGCGTCCATCACAAAGGTTTTGTGCCAGACCACAGCACCGTCCCGCTCTGCCTTGAGTGCTACGCAAAGGACCACGCGATCCGGCTCGCCCTCGGCATAGGCGTTTTCGCCCCAGAACGTGTCGGACATTTCCTTGAGCCGCGCATCGCCGGACGGTCCCTCCAGCGTTTCGATTTCGGCAAAGACGTCTTTCCACGCCTCGGTCCAGCCGTTCAGACGCAAAGTGCCGCGCACGAACTCCTTGACCCGCCAATCGGCACCGAATTCGTACTGCTCGATAAAGGGCACGCTGTCGCGGTTGGGGTAGACTTCGAATGTCTCGGGGGCCGCCAGTGGCGCGGTATAGCTGCTGATCGCGTCCCACGGGCGCGCGACATTGCGTTCGGCATGATCGCGGATCGAACGCGATGGCGAGCGTAATGCCTTAAGCACCCCAAGCGGCGACCAGCTGAACTTGTAGCGGAACGGGTTCGGGTGCTTGGGGATGCCCCCGCAATAAGAAATGAACGACAGATCGTTCTTCGCATCAAACGCAGGGCTGTTGCGGTAATCGGCGATAAGGGCGTGGGCCATAAGGTGGTCAATACCGGGATCGAGCCCGACCTCGTTGACCGCACAGACGCCCGCCGCCTCGGCGCGCGCGTGCAGGCTACGCATTTCCGGCGAGACATATGACGAACTGACAAAATGCGCGCCCTTGCCAATGCACATTTCTGCCAGACGGGCATGCCAGTCGCCGGGAAGCATCGAGACGACAATATCGCCCGGCTGTGTCTCGGCCGTCAGGGCGTCCATGTCAAAGGCCTGAATGCGTTGGGTCAGATCGCCGACCGCCTCTTCGGCGGTTTCGACGGTCCGGTTCCAGACGCTGACCTCGTGGCCTGCCTGAATCAGACGTCTGAGGCCGGGAATCGCAGAGAGGCCAGTGCCGCACCAGTGGATTGTCATATCAGAGGCCTTTCATCGCATCATTGTAAGTATCTTGTGCCCGTTTCCAGACGCCAGCATCCAGATTGCCCAGTGTTTTCAGCGAGGGCAAGAGTTGAGCCGCATAATCTGTCGAGGATTCGACCGGCAAGAGCGAAGGCAGGTTGTCGATTGCCATCACATCCATCGGCGGCGTGTCATGGACGCGCGTGGCCGGCGCGGCCCAATCTGTGGCCGCCGAATAGATCGGCACCGGATTGTAATCACTGTCCGGGTCGCAAGCGACATCGCCAACGACACTAAGGCGGCGGTCGGCACCCAGCGCCGATTGCGGCACAAAAACCGGCGTGCCGGGGCGTGCGAAAATACAGTTGAGAAAGATATCATGCGACAGAATTTCCGGAAATGGTCCGCCGGTCGCTGTTTCAGCCATATCCCAGCGGGTCGGGTCGATTCCCATCGCCGTACACAGATCAGCCGCCCCCGCGCCAACGCGCCCCAATGCGCCGATGATGATGGCTCTGGGCGCATCGCACCCGTCCAGATCGCGCGCCAGATCGGCCAGCAGCGCGTCTTTGTCAGCGTAGGTGCTGACCGCCGGACAGATCCCGCCCGCCTGTTGCGCGGCCCAGCTTTTTAGCGCGACAGCGGCACCCGCGTAGCCCGCCCAGTATCCAAAGGCGGCAACACGGCGGCCATCTTCGTCCACGAGGTATTCCAGATCATAGAGCGTGCCGCCGCCCGCCTTGAACCGCTCCAGCAGGGCGCGGCCGGAATGCTGCCCTTTGAAGGCGTGGCCGAACATGATGTGGCGATGCGGCAGGGGGGTGCCGTCCTCTGGCAACTCCTTCAACCCGAAAATGATCGCGTCACGCGGCGCATCGGGCCAACTGTTTTCCGGCGCGATGGCGCAGCCCGCCGCCACATAGCCCTCCAGCGGGATCGCGCGTACGCTACTCTGCTCGACCGTGACCCGGATGCCAGCGGCGATCAGTTCGGCCGCGCCCTCTGGCGTCAGCGGCGTGCGTTCCTCGAACGGGCGCTGCTCGGCCCGGACCCATAGATGTGTCATTCGTTGTCCCTCTACAGCATACCGGCGGCGCGTACAGATTTCACCGAGGCGCGCTCTTCCATCGCGGCGAGAAAGGCCCGGATTTTAGGGAAGGGCGCGGTATCGACGCCGTCGCCTTCGAGCCAGTGGCACAGCATAAAGAGATATGGATCGGCAACTGTCAGCGCCGCGCCGTTCACCAACGGGCCGCGCAGGCAGTGGTCCTCGACATAACGCGCGCAGGCGGTCATCGTCTCGGGCACTTTGGCCGCCATATCCGCATGGCTGCTGGCCTCGTTCGCCCAGCGTGCGCCGCGCATCTTGTGCGCGTGGTTGGGATGCATCGTGCTGGCCAGATAATACATCACGGCACGCACATGCGCAGCCTCCAGCGGATCGGTGGGCATCAGCCCCGCATCCGGTGCCGTAGCCGCGATATATTCCAGAATCGCCCCAGTTTCGGTCAGCAATGTGCCATCCAGATCGAGCACGGGTACCCGGCCTTTGGGGTTGATCGCGTGGTAGGCCGGTTTGGTCTGTTCGCCTGCTGCGAAATCGACAGGTCGCGGGGTGAACTCTTTCCCCGCCTCGTACAGGGCGATGGCAGAGGCAATCGAGATCGTGCCTTTGGCGTAATACAGCTTCATGGTGCAATCCTTTTGGCGTCGGGGAGCGGGGTTATATGAATGTGCGGGCATGAGCGCGGTCAGGCGCGTCAAGGTGAGGTGTGGCGTTGAACGTGGCCAGCATCAGGCGTTCGTGCACGTAGCTAAGCCGATGCAGCGAGCTGTTCATAGTTTGCAGCATGACATGGGCCATACCGGCATTGTCCAGCGTCAGAACGTGGCGCAGGACCATCCCGATCACGCCGCCCGATGTCACGACCAGAACGCGGCCATGTTGACCGCAGAGTTCCTCGATCAACC from Roseovarius pelagicus includes the following:
- a CDS encoding hydantoinase/oxoprolinase N-terminal domain-containing protein, with protein sequence MAILLGVDTGGTYTDAVLLRDEVEVIASAKALTTRHDLAIGIGGAVANVLAASGTDPGDIALASLSTTLATNALVEGQGGRVGLVYIGFREQDLDGHGLRAALGGDPAIILSGGHNHAGGEARALDREALLAWLQEDHGISAYAVAAQFGTRNPAHELAAAEMITQITGRPVSCSHHLSAKLNGPKRALTALLNARLIGMIARLIDKAEGKLAELGVTAPLMVVRGDGALISATQARARPIETILSGPAASIVGASWMTGATHALVSDIGGTTTDVAVLRDGRPMIDPGGAQVGPWRTMVEAVAMRTTGLGGDSEVHVVDEGLTGGVTLGPRRVLPVSLIAHESPDIVHRTLDAQLRSAVPGEYDGIFVRAVPGIDAGGLSERDAGFLTRIGDAVHPVGAVLHTRMEQQALRRLVTRGLVQVSGVTPSDASHVLGRVDAWDAEAAEKALTLMSRKRTGSGNTLADDAQSLADMIVNRLTYQTVMVLLETAFAEEERPFGPPPEQLARHVLIAHGMDGYRGLIRLDAGLNVPVVGLGASAASYYPAVGQRLGCEMILPEHAGVANAIGAVVGRVTIRRSGTVTSPSEGLYRVHLDSGPADFGTAEEALSTLQTMLEASARQEAEAAGAEDIQVSATRDLRTAKAEAREVFLEGEITVEASGRPRIAV
- a CDS encoding trimethylamine methyltransferase family protein, which gives rise to MARRARTRRDVDAGWAPDLASPHVERRLPFFDPINDDGIERLEAQVDWIMQDLGLEFRDDPEALRIWTEAGAKVDGTRVRAPADWIRALCAKAPREFTQVARNPARNVRIGGNHQVFAPIYGAPFVRDLASGRRYGDMESFEKLVKLAYMHPNLHHTGLVICEPCDVPVSHRHLDMVYTHMTRSDKPHLGAITEQSRAQDSVDMAEILHGADFMQENCVIMGNVNTNSPLLVDKVVTQAIQTYCGRGQGIIVVPFILSGAMGPVSTAASVTQAMAEAMMCCAFSQLIRPGAPFVLGNFLSSMSLKSGAPTFGMPEPVLSNYAIGQMARRVGLPLRCGGSLTASKVEDAQAAYESADSMHSTMLAGANFVLHAAGWLEGGLCTGFEKLVMDADRLGSYQKVLAGLDISDEGLARDAYTEVEPAGHFLGCAHTMRNYQTAFYEPALSDSENVESWEDGGSQDMRMRAHARWTGMLAHYEQPDLDEAKDEELRDYIARRKTEIPEAWY
- a CDS encoding LysR substrate-binding domain-containing protein, with amino-acid sequence MQELWKLVASPRHLLVFEAAARLGSFTRAAREMNVQQPAVSAAIKQLEGALGTALFRRAHRSVVLTLAGERLYTDVSGAFSRILDSARSLAVRSAGDRVTLSASTAFAHYWMVPRLAEFHAAHPDVDLRLQTSDREPDIDAEGISLAIRRGNGNWPNCESHLIAAEVIAPIAAPRVMAAAVNLRSIGNLGSQPLIHLEEPVRDRPTWSDFFRHWRVPYAEPRAGLRLNDYALVLQATMAGEGFALGWRHTTTALVQQGLLTERADWAWETGPGFYLVWSTSTPLSQQAKATRDWLISFAAT
- the queG gene encoding tRNA epoxyqueuosine(34) reductase QueG, coding for MAGLKDALLARALEEGFDLTRICRPWDVPQVPERLSAFLEAGQHGQMNWLEERSHWRGDPAALWPEARSVIMLGESYTPDTDPMETLTRPDVGTVSVYARNRDYHDLVKKRLKRLARWLIAEAGPQGADAEPAGVKVFVDTAPVPEKPLGQAAGLGWQGKHTNLVSRDLGSWFFIGSIFTTLDLDTDPAEIDHCGSCRACLDVCPTEAFPAPYRLDARRCISYLTIEHKGPVDPALRSLMGNHIYGCDDCLAVCPWNKFAQTARETRYHARDDLIAPPLAELAQLDDTTFRAKFSGSPIKRIGVDRFLRNVLYAIGNSGRADLIPAAEAHVNATAPEVADAARWALMRLKSDANGLA
- a CDS encoding glycine C-acetyltransferase, whose amino-acid sequence is MRASDKFDEDIGGRLDGLREEGLYKTERVITSPQSGRVTLAGGAQVINLCANNYLGLADNAEIIDAAKAALDRYGFGMASVRFICGTQEDHKALEARIAAFLGMEDCILYPSCFDANAGLFETILGPEDAIISDALNHASIIDGVRLCKAQRHRYANSDMVDLERCLKESQGARHRLIATDGVFSMDGYYAKLDEICDLAEKYDAMVMVDDCHSTGFVGATGRGTAEHCGVMGRVDIMTGTLGKALGGASGGYTVASAKVVDWLRQRSRPYLFSNAVAPVIAAASLKMFDLVEAGDGLRAQLWDNAAHFRARMTELGFELLPGSHAIIPVMLRDPKLAQQMAAKLGEHGVYVTAFSFPVVPKSQDRIRTQMSAGLTRDQLDTAIDAFALVGRNLGVIK
- the fzlA gene encoding FtsZ-binding protein FzlA — protein: MAKLYHVPLSPFCRKVRLSLAEKRIECELIEERYWEQSTEFLRRNPAGKVPVLRIDGKTLSESAPICEYLEEKYPEPALMPRGTEARYEVRRLVAWFDDKFHHEVTSKLLYERVNKKVMGSGYPDSGNVKSGARAIKYHLDYMTWLLDHRRWLAGDVMTLADFAAAAHLSALDYISDVDWNRSEVVKDWYAKIKSRPAFRNILTDQVPGFTPPAHYADLDF
- a CDS encoding PLP-dependent cysteine synthase family protein, whose amino-acid sequence is MILTSVIDAMEATPLVELSRIRDEIGYDGRILAKLDYLLPGFSKKDRAARYTIEAARASGVLAAGQTVVELTSGNMGTGLAIVCGVLGHPFVAVMSEGNSPERARMMRALGAEVVLVRQASGARAGEVSGADLALVEEAAQTLTRERGAFRADQFRMPANTAAHQTGTAPEIWQQSGGSITAFCDFVGSGGTLGGCARYFAPKGVHCYAVEPDQAQHPIQGGGYSMSELTHLKDVDLAGTETVSGNEARKAARLLARREGVFGGYSAGANLAAAIHLLQTREQGGTIAIVICDSGLKYLSTDLWGTT